In Mesoplasma florum L1, the DNA window TTTTTTACCAAACGTATAAGTATTTAATTTATAAGTTAAAAAATCATTTGTTATTACGTAGGGATAATTTTCCTTATTTCTTTTGATTGCGTTTAATAAATCTAATCAATTTATAAATTCTTCTGACAAGTATAAATCTTCTTTTGACTTGATTAAAATTGTTTTAGGTTGTATAGCTTTTGTTTCAATAATAAATAAGTTTTCATAATCTTTTATTATTGAGTATTCACCTATATTTATTTCTCAAAAAACTTTTTCTGAAACTTTAATATTTTTAGCAATTTCAAAAATAGTTTTGTTTCTTCTATTCTGGATAACAAAATCTTTTTTAATTACTTCTAATCATTTATAAATTGTTCTTTGAATAAACTCTAGATCTTGGTCTTGTAAATTTTTATTTATTTTTAATTCATCAGCTGACATATTATTATTTACATATCAATTAACTTCTAAATTTATTATTTCTAATTTTTTATTTAATTTTTTTATTGTCTCTTCAAAATCATTAAAAGTGGATTCAGATAGATTTGCTCTTATTTTATTTCTTTTATATTTTTTATCTTCATTAGTTGAATCAATGACAAATGCTATATTTTCTTCTTTTAATGATTTAAGAATTTCAGATTTTAAAATATTTAGCATCGGTCTAACAATTGTTATTTCTTTATAAGTAGAAGTCTTATTTAAACCATAATGTTTAACATATCCTTTTCTATCTTGTTGTAATAAAAATGTTTCAACTAAATCATTTCTATTGTGTGCTATAAGTACATTTTGAATATTATATTTCTTTGATATTTCAACAAAAAAATCATATCTGATATTTCTTGCTCAACTTTCAAAATTTTCTTTTAGTTTTGAGTAATCTTGATTAATTATAAGTTTTTCAAGTTTTAAATTATTTTTTAAACAGAAATCTTCAACTAGTTTTTGATCTTTTCATGAGTCTTCTCTGAAATTATAATTAACATGACAAACAACAATTTCTTTAATATTCATTTTAATTAATTCGTTTAACATAAACATACTATCAGGCCCACCTGACACAGCAACTAGATATGAAAGTGTTGTATTTAATTTAAATCTTTCCATGCCTTAATCCTTAAAATACCTTAGTAATTCATTTGTATAAGATTCATCATCTTTATGAGAAATAAGCGGTTTAAGTATTTGCATACCTTCATTGCCTTCTAATATAGCATCAATTAAAACAGTTTTGGCTTCATCGTTTGCTTTTGAGTGAACAAATTGCATTCTTTTTGGTGCAAATTTATATTTGTACATTAAATTGATTATTTCACCAATTCTTTCAGGTCTATGAACTAAAGTGAATGATCCACCATTTTTTAAAATTAAACCTGCGTTTTTAATTATTTCTTCCAAAGTAATTAAAGTTTCATGTCTGGCATTTACAACTTCTTCACTAATTTTTTTAACTTTTGATTCTTCATGTTTTTTAAAAAAAGGAGGATTGCATATTACTGCATCAAATTTATTTGCCATTTCTTTTGCATAAGTCTTAATGTCAGAATTAACAATTTCAACTTGCTCTGTTAACTTGTTTAACTCAATGTTTTCAATAGCCAACTCAGCAGCTTTTGTTTGAATCTCTACTCCTACAATTTTTGCATTTGTATATTTAGAAACTATTAACGGAATTACTGCATTATTTGTGCCAAAGTCTACTATTTTTTTAATACTACTTTTTAAATTTATAAATCTTGCAATCAATACACTATCTAATGTGAAGTTAAACATTTCCGAGTCTTGATAAATTTTTCTATCTTCATAACCTAAAAGGTCATTTAAAATTTTCATTACACTACCTCACTTATATGTATTAAGAAAACATCTATTGCTAAATTTGTTTGAAATGTAAATTTTAAATCATTAATTAATTGCAAAGTTGCTTCTGCTAAATTTAAATATTTTTTTATTATTGTTCTATTGTATGCAACTTCTAGCATAGCAATTAATTCAGACTTATCAATCTTTTTCAATTCAGCGTTTGCAAGCAAAATTGAGTTTTTATCTTTTTCTAAAAGTTCTTCAATAATATTTTTAGGTGATTCATCTTGATTTTCATTTTCTAAAACAATTAATTTACATCTTGATTTTATGGTTGGTAAAACTTGACTTTTATTTTTAGTTAATAAAATAGCAATTGTATTTTCAGGGGGTTCTTCAATAAATTTTAATAAAGAGTTTGCAGATTCATTTTTTAAATTTTCTGCATTAGATAAAACATATACTTTAAACTTATTAACTTCATTA includes these proteins:
- the tilS gene encoding tRNA lysidine(34) synthetase TilS, with the translated sequence MERFKLNTTLSYLVAVSGGPDSMFMLNELIKMNIKEIVVCHVNYNFREDSWKDQKLVEDFCLKNNLKLEKLIINQDYSKLKENFESWARNIRYDFFVEISKKYNIQNVLIAHNRNDLVETFLLQQDRKGYVKHYGLNKTSTYKEITIVRPMLNILKSEILKSLKEENIAFVIDSTNEDKKYKRNKIRANLSESTFNDFEETIKKLNKKLEIINLEVNWYVNNNMSADELKINKNLQDQDLEFIQRTIYKWLEVIKKDFVIQNRRNKTIFEIAKNIKVSEKVFWEINIGEYSIIKDYENLFIIETKAIQPKTILIKSKEDLYLSEEFINWLDLLNAIKRNKENYPYVITNDFLTYKLNTYTFGKKTNRYLIDKKIRYKNRMLKAVVYSTKTKKILNTIK
- a CDS encoding DNA polymerase III subunit delta', which gives rise to MKKREALEKFVEQLKNKKMFSSILISNDNQETLNDFANNLSRTIFCENLGIEKDSCDNCKRFENKSLSNFVVLGDGSLAINKNDVVELMQKFSLTTNEVNKFKVYVLSNAENLKNESANSLLKFIEEPPENTIAILLTKNKSQVLPTIKSRCKLIVLENENQDESPKNIIEELLEKDKNSILLANAELKKIDKSELIAMLEVAYNRTIIKKYLNLAEATLQLINDLKFTFQTNLAIDVFLIHISEVV
- a CDS encoding tRNA1(Val) (adenine(37)-N6)-methyltransferase is translated as MKILNDLLGYEDRKIYQDSEMFNFTLDSVLIARFINLKSSIKKIVDFGTNNAVIPLIVSKYTNAKIVGVEIQTKAAELAIENIELNKLTEQVEIVNSDIKTYAKEMANKFDAVICNPPFFKKHEESKVKKISEEVVNARHETLITLEEIIKNAGLILKNGGSFTLVHRPERIGEIINLMYKYKFAPKRMQFVHSKANDEAKTVLIDAILEGNEGMQILKPLISHKDDESYTNELLRYFKD